The region ATATTTAAGTATTATTCTTCATGCTTTGGATGGATTGCTCATTACTTTGAAAAACAGAAAATCAGGAGCAAGTTATCAGTCAGATCATCGGGGAAGAGCCAGTAAATGGTATTCCAGAAATATGGGAATCTTAGGGACATTGATTTTGATTTTCCTTGTCATTCATTTCCAAAATTTCTGGTATATCTACAAATTTGGGAATCCTCCCTTGGACGAAAACGGAAATAAAGACCTTTATATTTTGGTTGTAACTGTCTTTAAAGAATGGTGGTATGTGGTTATTTATATCATTTCAATGATTGCTTTATGTTATCATTTAATTCACGGAATTCATAGCGCAGTCCGAACCTTAGGTTTATTTCATCCGAAATTTGTAAAATGGTTTAAAACTATTGGAATCGCTTACTCTGTTATTATAAGTACCGGATTTGCCTTGATGCCGATTTATGTATTCTTCACTTACCGTTAAAATGAAAAAATCATGATTTTAAATTCAAAAATACCGGAAGGCCCGCTAGAAAAAAAATGGGAAAATTATAAAAAGACTGCCAAACTTGTCAATCCGGCCAACCGAAAAAAACTTGATGTAATTGTGGTCGGAACCGGATTAGCTGGAAGTTCAATTGCCGCATCATTAGGAGAAATGGGATACAATGTAAAATCCTTCTGTTTCCAGGACAGTCCGAGAAGAGCGCATTCTGTAGCCGCTCAAGGTGGTGTAAATGCTGCCAAAAACTACAAAAATGACGGCGACAGTGTGTATCGGATGTTTGTAGATACCTTAAAAGGCGGAGATTTCAGAGCCCGCGAAGCCAATGTATACCGAATGGCAGAGTGTTCATTAAATCTTATCGACCAGGCAGTTGCACAAGGTGTTCCTTTTGGCAGGGAATACGGAGGTTACCTGAACAACCGCTCTTTCGGAGGTGTACAGGTAAGCCGGACTTTTTACGCAAGAGGACAAACCGGACAGCAATTGCTCTTAGGCGCCTATCAGGCATTGATGAGACAGGTTGGTAAAAAAAGTGTTCAGTTATTTTCAAGACATGAAATGCTGGATGTAGTTACGATAGATGGGAAAGCAAGGGGAATTATCGTCAGAAATTTAGACACCGGAGAAATAGAAAGACATTCTGCACACGCTGTTGTTTTGGCAACGGGTGGTTATGGTAAAATCTACTATTTATCGACTTTAGCAATGGGCTGTAACGGTTCTGCTATCTGGAGAGCTCATAAAAAAGGTGCCTTAATGGCTTCTCCCAGCTGGATTCAGGTGCATCCTACTTCTCTTCCGCAATCCGGAGACTATCAGTCAAAACTAACGTTGATGTCGGAATCTTTACGGAATGATGGCAGAATCTGGGTTCCGCTAAAAGAAAATGAAACGCGAAAACCTAATGATATTCCCGAAAACGAGAGAGATTACTATCTTGAAAGACGATACCCGGCTTTTGGAAATTTAGCACCAAGAGATATTTCCTCAAGAGCAGCCAAAGAAAGAATAGATGCAGGTTTCGGAATCGGTCCTTTAAAAAATGCAGTCTATCTTGATTTTTCTAAAGCTATTAAAGAACAGGGAAAAGAAAAGATAAAGGAGAAATATGGTAATTTATTTGATATGTATCTTAAAATCACCGGATATGATGCCTATAAAGAACCCATGATGATTTCACCTTCTGCACACTTTTCGATGGGTGGACTTTGGGTGGATTATGAATTAATGACTACCATTCCGGGATTGTTTGCTTTGGGTGAAGCTAATTTTGCAGACCACGGAGCAAACCGATTGGGTGCAAATTCCCTGCTTCAGGCTTCTGTTGATGGCTATTTTATTGCACCTTATACCATTGCCAATTATTTATCAAATGAAATTCACACAGGAAAAATTTCCACGGACGATATTGAATTTGAAAAAGCAGAAAATCATGTGAAGCAGCAAATCGAAAGTTTTATCAATATCAATGGAACAAAAACAGTTGACTTTTTTCATAAGACTTTAGGAAAGCTACTTTATGATTATTGTGGATTAGCCAGAAATGAGCAAGGATTAAAGTTGGCTATTGAAGAAATCCGAAAACTGAAACAGGAATTTTATAGAAATGTAAAAGTTTCCGGACAGGGAAATTCAATGAATACCGAACTGGAAAAAGCAGGCCGTGTTGCGGATTATTTTGAAATTGGTGAACTGATGTGTTATGATGCTTTAACCCGTAATGAATCCTGTGGAGCCCATTTCCGTGAAGAATACCAAACACCGGACGGAGAAGCTTTGAGAAACGATGCGGAGTTTCAATTCATTTCTGCATGGAGCTGGACAGGTGAAAACAATGAGCCTGAGCTCATTAAAGAACCTTTGATTTTTGAAGAAATACAGCCAACCGTGAGAAGCTATAAATAAATTTTATCCATTAACCTCAAAAAAAGAAAAATTATGGATTTACATCTGAAAATATGGAGACAGGAAAATCATCAAAGCACAGGAAAACTGGTAAATTATAATTTGACAGACTTAAATCCTCATATGTCTTTCCTTGAAATGCTGGACACGCTGAATGAAAAACTCATCATTGAAGGGGAAGAACCAGTAGAATTTGATCACGATTGTCGTGAAGGAATCTGCGGACAATGCGGCATGATGATTAACGGATTGGCTCACGGACCTTTGGAGCACACCACGACCTGCCAACTTCATTTACGTTCTTTTCAAGATGGAGAAACGATTGTAATTGAACCTTTTCGGGCAGCAGCTTTTCCCGTAAAAAAAGATTTAAAAGTCGACCGTTCTGCTTTTGACAGAATTATTTCTTCTGGAGGTTTTGTTTCTGTGAATACAGGGCAGGCTCCTGATGCTACAGCCATTGCAGTGCCCCACCAAACCGCTGAAGAAGCTTTTGATTCAGCAGCATGTATTGGTTGCGGAGCGTGTGTTGCAACGTGTAAAAACGGAAGTGCAGCATTATTTACCTCAGCAAAAATTACCCATATGGTTTTGCTTCCTCAAGGAAAAGAAGAGCGGAGCGAGCGTGTTCTCAATATGGTAAAACAAATGGATAGTGAACATTTCGGCCACTGTTCCAATACTGAAGCCTGTCAAGTCGAGTGTCCACAGGGAATTTCCGTGCTGAATATTGCAAGAATGAATTATGAATATAGCAGAGCCCTATTTTTTAATAAAAAATAAATAGCAATAATCTAAATTGCAGAATAACAGCAAATAATAATTGTAAAAAATAAAAAGCTCTGATTAAAAATAATCAGAGCTTTTTACTTTCATTGATCTAATAAGATAAATTCATGCGTTGAAATGATGCATTACACTTCCTTATCAAAATACAACATATAATATTTTCCTTTTTCATCTTCCCCTGTAGCAATCTTCTGGCGATCTCCATGAATATAAATATGGAAGTTCTTATCCAGTTTAATGATGCTTTTGAAATGTCTCTGTGTTTTCTTTACTGCAGCCTCACTGATCGGGAATTCTTCTGCAATATTGATCTGCATATCCTGTTCGTAATCAGTTTTAAAATTATTAAAACTCTCAATTACATGCTCATCTCCCAATACCTCATTGGCAAATTCATCCAGCTTAAATTCTTCCTTTTCTTTAAAGAAATTAATGGATTTATTCAGAAAATCGGCCTGATCTGCTTTGGAAACTTCAAATTCCTGAGGCAATTGCTTTGTGATATAATCTTTATATACCATTAAAGCTTCCTGCGTATGAAAATATTCATCATCACGCTGCTTTACTTTTAAAAAGTCTTCAAACCAATAGTACATATCCCCGTTTTTGTTGTTATCAACTACAGAAAGTACATATCCGGTTTCTTTATCATTATTGTAAATAAGAGCTGCCTTATCAATTTTTGACAACCCGATTCCCATATCTTTTTCAATTTCGAAGCTTTCTTCCTGCGGTGATATTTTCAGAAAAGATTCTCTTTTTTCAGTTTTAAAAATACCGATTTTGTCTACTTTTTCACCATTTTCTCTTTCATCTTCAAAATAAGCCACAAACAGTTCACCACCCTGAACTCTTGGGTTTTCCGCGGCTTCAAAAAGGTGTTTCGCAATGTTTTCAGATTCCCAAAGAAATTTCGCTTTGTCATCGAAAATTTCAGACACCGCACTATAAATAGGATTATTCACCAGATAAGAATCACTATAGAAATGAAACGTTTCTTCAGATTTGAACGAACCCAAAAAGTAATTCTCCAGTAATTCCGCCATCCCTTCATCCAGCTGCAATTCTTCCTGAGAAAGCATTAAAGATTCTCCGTTGATTTTATTTCCGACTCTGTGTACTACGATTTTTGAAAACATTTTCGATTTTTATGGATTGCAAAGATATTAATTATCTCAGATACTCCACCGTTTTTCATTTTGAGAAAACCTTATCATTTAGATATCTAAAAAAAATGAACGCCACAATTTACAAGTGATTTTCTGTCAGATTTTCCATTTGTCAGATTTTTCGGGATAATTTCTGCCACGTATGCTTCATTACATTTTTCATCAGTTACATTACAAAAAACTGAATATAGAACACCTAAAACCTAATTAAAAATCAATCCCTTAACATTTGAAACATAATATGAATAAAAATTAAAAGCCTCATAAACAACTATTAACAGGGAGATTGAGGCTTTTTACATCCATGTATTATCATGATTATAAAAAATAGTTAATTATTTATTCTGCATTTATCTTGGTATGCTTTTCGCTTCGATACTGGTACTTGAAAAATATAAATTATGGTGAACGTGAATATGCAAGCTATTAATCAAAAAACAGCTATGGAGTATTTAAAATTTTTCTATCCCCCTCTTCGAAGTGAAATCACCCAATTGTCTTTACAGGATAATTTTGCAGGGGGCATTCAGGCAACAATTAACTATTTAAAAAGACTTTTACAGGAATCTAAAGTCAATATTATTGCTCATCACATTAAGCTTATGGACATGATTTATAAAAATGGTGACTCTTATGTAAAAAGTATTATTGAAAATATTTTTGTAAGATCATTTGAAAGCTTTAAAAAGCACGGAAAAATCCAGCACTGGAAACTTCTTTATCAGAATATGCCTGTAAGCTTTCAGGTCATCTACAATGATCAAAGAAAGCAGGATAAGATATTTTTTGGAAAATAAAGTAAGTATAAAAAATTCGGGCGAAACCAAAGGTTTCGCCCGAATTTTTTAATTCTTTTTCGAAAATGCCTTTTCTACGGTTTCCAGCTCGCTTTTATTCATTTTTGAAGATTTCTCCAATTTCGCTGTAAAACTAGCAACTTCTTCTGCAGTAGATGGACAACCCAGATTATCTCCTTTCTGATCGAAAGAATCTGCAAGAACCTCTCCTTTAGGATTCAAAACCAGCCAGAACGGAAGTCCCGCATTTTCACCTTTGTACTTATTCATCAGTTCCTGACCGCCGGGATTTTCAAGTTTTTTCTTTTCTCCCATTTCCTGGACATCAACGTAAGCCGTTACAAATTTCTTTTCAAAAATAGGTTTGGTTTCCGGAAGGTTCATATTTTTTTCCATTACATGACACCATTTGCACCATGAAGCATGGAAGACAAGAAGTACATTTTTATTTTTTGATTTTGCCTCGGTAAGTGCCTTGTTCAATACGACATCTGCTTTTTCCTGCGCAAAACTGAACTGAAACAGGAACAATCCTAATATAATAAGTATTCTAGAAAACTTCATTTGATTTTGTTTTTGGTTTAAAGTTATACGAATGTAAGATTTTTTATCTTCTAAATAAAATTCCCCTCGCTTACGCTCGGGAAATTCAGAATAAAACTAGATGAAGGATATTTTTTTAAGGATTCTGTTCATATCCCGCTACCTGAATTTGAGACAAAGGGATCTGATACAGATAATCATTGGTGGTAATCGTATAATTATATTTAAGATCTGCTGCAGCCTGATTGATAACACTCACGGCGATATTCCATCGTACAAGATCATGCCAATATACTCCTTCTCCCGCAAATTCTACTCTTCTTTCTTTGCGGAGTGCTGTCGTAAAATCTGAACTTGACATAGAAGTAGAAAGTGCTGAAAGCCCGGCTCTCTGACGAATTCTGTTTAAATAAGGAACTGCTGCACTGGTATTTCCCTCATTATTTAAAACTTCTGCATACATTAAAAGTACATCTGCATACCGGATAATCGGAAAGTTAATAGGCCAGTCGTAACGGTTGGTTATCACAAGTCCTCCTTCGCGAAACTTCACAAAATAATTGGCATAATCTACCTGTCCGTTTTGCGCGATAAACTGAGTTTTAACCGTTACTGCTTTTCTCAGGTCTCCCGCTTCATAAGCATTAAGCAAAGACTGAGAAACGCCTAATTCACTGGAGCTGTATAAACTTCCCTGCGCATTGTATAAAGGATCGGCTGTTCCAAATGTAGGCGAAACATAGCTTGGCAGATATGATCCCTGCGACAATCCACCACTGATATGCTGAATTTCGAAAATGTGGTACTTATTATCATTCACACTTTTAAACAAATCTGCATAATTGGGTGCAAAAGTTACATATTGTCCTTCCCCCTGAATTACAGCAAACAAATGTTCCTTTGCTTTTGCCAGATAAGAACTGTTATTAAGAGGATAGCCGTATCCCGTAAGGTATATTCTGCCTAACATAGCATGAGCCGCTGATTTGGTAATCCGGCCTTTATTTTTTGAATCATATGTATTTTTCAAACCACCTATGGATGCCTCAATTTCTGAAGTGATGAAGCTATAAAGAGTAGTCAAATCTGTTCTTGGAATGGAAGCAGCTTCAGAGGGACTGACCGGATGATCTACCAAAGGAACTTTTCCGAAATTCCGCATGAGTTCAAAATAAGCATAAGCTCTTAAAAAACGCGTTTCGGAACGATATTGTTCTTTTGTGGCAGGATCTGCAAAAGGAACGGCATCAATTCTTGCTAATATGTTATTTGCATAGGAAATAAGCTGATAAGCGTCTTCCCACAGAATTTCTACTTCCTCTGTTGAAGAAGTATCCTGAAAACGGTTGATGGCATAATAATCTCTGTTTCCGTTTTGTGAAATTGCATTAAAATTATTGGACCGGACTTCTGAAGCCAGTAAATAAAAATTAACATCGAAGCCTCCTCTGGACGAGGAATTAATCATTGCAGAATATACTCCCGACAAAGCCTGCTGAATCTGAAGTTCCGTAGTATAAAAAGAGGTTTGCGTAATATTATTTTCAGGTTCCAGCATGAGATCTTTTTCACAACTCATCATTCCCAATAGAAATATTCCCAAAACCAATGTCTTTCCCAAGCTTTTACTATTTCTGTTATCAATTGTTTTCATTTTTTAAATTTTAAAAGTTAAAGTTTAAGCCCATCATATATACTTTTGCGTTAGGATAGGCTCCGTAATCGGTTCCGTCTGACTGTACGGATTCTGGGTTATAACCGCCATAATAATGGTCTTTTCTCCAGACATTTTCTAAACTGACATATACTCTCAAACTGGAAATTTTGAGTCTGTTCACCAGATCTTTTGGAAAGTTATATCCTAATGTCACATTTTTAAGCTGTATATAAGTGGCATCATACAGCCATCTTGTATCTAATAAACTTCCCGTAGTTCCATCTAATCTCGGAGTTTTCCCGTCTCCTGGATTTTCATCAGATCGCCAGCGGTTTGCCCAATTTCCCATAACGTTTGTTGTAGTTCCCATTCCTGTGCGATCGATTGCACGACCTAGCAAAGCATAACTATAGCCGCCTTTTTGTCCCTGCAAGAATACGGAAAGATCAAAGTTTTTATAGGTGAATGTATTGGTGAATCCCCAATAATAACGAGGAGTCGGTCCTCCGATAATATGACGGTCGTCCTCATTGATGATCCCGTCTCCATTAAAATCCTTATACTTAACATCTCCGGCAATCGCGCCACTTGTTTTAGCAACGTTCGGATTGTTGATGTCAGCCGTAGAAAGTACACCTATCGCTTCATACAAATAGAATGAGTTCAGTTCCTGACCAACCTGTATAATGTTCGTACTATTACTGAAACCTGTATAAATAGGAATATTGTCACGGCCTAACTGTAAAACTTTATTCTTATTGAAAGCAATATTCGCAGAAGTATTCCATCTGAACTCTCCAATTAAATTTTTGGTATTTAACTCTAATTCTAATCCTTTGTTCTGAACTGATCCAATATTACTCCACATGGTAGTATATCCGGTTACAGCCGCTACAGGCTGCTCAAGAAGCAGGTCCTTAGTTTTTTTGATATAATAATCTGCCGTAAAATCAATTCTATTCAATATGCCTAGTTCAAAACCAAAATCTGAAGATTGCGTTTTTTCCCAAGTTAAATTACGGTTTTCAATTGTGTTGGGAATTAAGCCATTAGACAAACTTCCTCCGAATGAATAATTTCCTCCTCCCAATGTTCCAAATGCCCTGTAATCTCCAATCGAATTATTCCCGTTTTCTCCCCAACTGTATCTTAATTTAAGATTATTTAGCCAGTTTACATCTTTTAAGAAATCTTCCTTATCCACTTTCCAGCCTGCTCCAAATGCTGGAAATATTCCCCATAGATTATCCCATCCGAATCTGGAAGAACCGTCTCTACGAATACTCGCCAACAACATATATTTCTTTTTATAATCATAGTTTACACGACCGAACATTGAAATCAGCATCCATTCTGACGCCGTATATTCCGAATTAAGCACAGAGGCAGATTGCGTGAAATTGAAGGTTTTTAAATCATCATTCGGAAAACCTTTGTTCCTGTTGTATTGAGTGGTTGTTCTGTAATTTTCAGCGCTATATCCTGCAATGGCTGCAATACTGTGGTCCCCAAAAGATTTTTTATAATTTAATAAAGCTTCTCCCAAATATCTGTTGTAATTTACCGTTCTGCGGCTCGCAATACTTACCTGCCCCGGAGTATTGGTAATTAAATCAAAAGTGGGTGTGTAGCCGTTATTCAGATTAAAGTTATTGGTAGCTCCTCCTGAAATTTTAATGTTTAAATCCGGTAAAATATCATAGGAAACATATAAGCTGGATAATAAGCGGAACTCATTGGTATTGTTGGTCGTATTTTCCATTACTCCGATCGGGCTCTGAGTGGAACCAGCCCATCTGTATCTCGTATTTTTCCAGAAATTGGTATACAAACCCGCACTCAATTCCGTCACAGGAACCATAGAAAGCATTTTGTGAGCTAAATTATCTTTTCCATCAACGGTTGCTCCATAACTTTTTGAATAGCTCGGACGAAACGAAATGCCCGCCTTCCATTTATCTGAAATATTAAGATCAATAACAGCACTTAAATTAAATCTACTGAAACCTGTATTAATTGCCAAACCTTCCTGATCGAAATAGGCACCCGAAATGAGGTATTTTACATTTTTATTCCCTCCTCTTGCCGATAACTGGTAACTCTGAACAGATGCAGGCCGATAAAATACATCCTGCCAATCGATATTAGCAACTTGATTGGTTCCCCATCGCGGATCAATCATGTAATTGATGTTTGCTAAATTATAATCTGTTGTATTAGCTAGATTAAAATAGTTTGCCCTTATTGCATAACTATCGGATGCAGAATTCCCCGGAGCCAGTGCCACCCATCTTTTATTAATTGATTCTGTTGCGTAATCAATCCATTCTGAGCTTGTCATGATATCCAGCTTTTTTTCGATAGTCTGAATTCCATAATATTGTGAAAAGCTGAAGACAGGTTTTCCGGATGCTCCTTTTTTGGTCGTTATGATGACAATTCCATTAGAACCTCTGGATCCATACATCGCAGTAGAGGCAGCGTCTTTCAAAACTTCAATCGATTGCACATCATCGGGAGAAACATTGCCCATATCATCGACAACCATACCGTCAACAACATACAGAGGAGAATTACTTGCCGATATTGAAGCCGAACCACGGACTCTTATCTCTAAAGGTTCACCGGGTTTTCCTGTTGTGGAACGGGTTTTAACCCCTGCAATTTGACCCGTTAATGCCTGATCTACTCTTGCAATAGGACGATCCTTGAAGGTCTCGGCATTTACTCTACCTACTGAACCTGTGACTTCTCCTTTTTTCTGCGTACCATAAGCAATCACAACAACTTCCTCAATATCTTTAGTTTTATTTGTTTTTGTACTATCCTTCGTAGTTCCGGTAGTTTGTTTTTCCTGTGCGAAGATAAAAGCAGTGGTACTTAGTAAAATACCTAAAGTAACTATGGATTTCTTCATTCTATGATTCGTGATTATTAATTAACTTATATTCTTTCGTGAAAACAAAACATGACATTTCTCATGTTTTAATTTCATAAAAGTATACTTCTCATCAATTTCTGCTATCCTGTGGTCACCTGTGAATTTTCTCTCAACAGAGAAATACTAAGGAATCATTAGAAAAAATATCAAAACGGCAATTTTTTTAAAACAAAAATAGCCTCCAAAGGAGGCTATTGAATAAGGTAATAAATACTTCTGAATAAGCACTTAGAATTAATTTCCAAGTTCCAACTGATTTCTCACTAAATTATAATAATCAGACTTTCTCTCGACCAAACTTTGATGACTTCCCTGCTCAGCAATTTCTCCATTTTTCAGGACAATAATCTGATCAGCATTTTTTACTGTGCTCAGTCTGTGCGCAACAATAATCACTGTTTTTCCTTTGAAAAAAAATTGAAGATTATCATGAATTATTTTTTCATTTTCAGCATCTAATGCAGAAGTAGCTTCATCGAAGAAAATAAAATGCGGATTTTTATAGACTGCTCTTGCGATTAATATTCTTTGTTTTTGCCCACCTGAGATTCCGTTACCAGAAGCTCCGATTTTGGTATTCAATCCTAATGGCAATTCTTTCACAAATGATGTAATATTAGCCGTTTCCAGTGCTTTTTCAAGTTGGGTATAATCTATATCCTCATCACTTGTCACGATATTTCTTTCAATAGTATCTGAAAAAATATACCCTTCCTGCATGACAACACCACAATTCTTTCTTAAATCTATTGGTGATATATTATTAATATTAAGATGATTAAAATTAATTTCTCCGGAAATCGGTTCATAAAATTTTAAAAGCATTTTCATGAGAGTTGTTTTACCACTTCCACTGGCTCCTACAATGGCAGTTACTTTCCCCTCCGGAATAAATAAATTGATGTCTTTTAAAACATAAGGCGATTGAGGACCTTCATACTGAAATGAAACATCTTTGAAGTAAATTCCTTTTTCAATCCCGTTTTTTTCTGTATATTTTTTACTTAATAACGGGACTTGGTTTTCCTTTTCTTCTTCAGAGTTATTTTGAACTTCATTTAACCTTGCTAAACTTAGCTTTGCATCTTGTAAAGAACGGAAAAAGCTGATCAGCTGATTGACAGGCGAATTCATTTGCCCAATGATATAGGAAACACTGAGCAACGCCCCTAAAGTCATATAACCTTTTATCACAAAATATGCAGAAAGAAAAGTAACAATAATATTTTTGAGTTGGTTGATGAATTCAAATCCCGAAAGCTGTATCTGATCCAGTTTTAGAATTCTGATATTTATTTTAAAAAGCTTTTCTTGAATTTTCTCCCACTCTTTACGTTTAAAATCTTCAAGCTGATTAAGCTTCATTTCGGAAACCCCGTTAATAATTTCATAGATGGACTCCTGATTCTCGCTTCGCTGCTGAAAACGGAAATAATCCAAAATTTTACGCTTCTTCATCCAGTAAAGAGACCAGAGAACCGAAATCGTTGTAAGCACCATATAAACAGTTAATATTCTTACATCATAATACCACAAGATTCCGAAGAAGGCTGTAAATGTAATAATTGAGAACAACGTCAACAGACTTTGTGAGGTAAGGAAATTTTCAATCCTTTCATGATCCTGAATCCGTTGACTAAAGTCTCCCATCAACTTGGTATCAAAAAATTTAATCGGAAGTTTCAGTAGTTTTTTAAGGAAATCGGAAATAATCTGAATGTTTATTTTTGTTCCGACCACAAGAATAATCCAATTCCGAAAAATATTGATCACAATGTTTCCAAAAAAGAAAGCCAATTGTGCCAGCAGGATATATACTATTACAGAAAGATTTTTTTTATTTACCCCTTCATCTATCAATTTCTGAGTAAGAATAGGAAATATTAAAGTAATAAACGTACCTAAAGTAAGCAAAAAAAGCATCCAATAGATTTGCTTTTGGTAAGGTTTTAAATATTTCAGTAAATATTTAACGGAAAGTGTTTCTTCTTTTAATGGTATTTGCTGATAAAAGGCTTCTGTAGTTTCTAAAAATAAAGCAACTCCCTTATTTCCGTCTGAAAGCCATGATTTTTTAAATTTTTCTTCATTTAAGGAAACAAAACCATGCCCGGGATCAGCAATTTTATGTATACGCTTCCCAGTAATAATGTTTTTGGAAATTTTGTAAAGAACAACAAAGTGATTCTGATTCCAATGAAGAATACAGGGTAAAAGATCTTTCGAAAATCCTTCACTCTCCATTTTTAGGGCTATTGTTTTATAGCCCATATTTTCAGCTGCTTCACAAATTCCCAATAATGATACGCCTTCTTTAGTGATAAAACTTTTACTTCTTAAATCCTGTAAACTGAAATTTTTACCATAATGAGAAGACACCATGGCTAAACAGGCAGGACCACAGTCCATTTGATCATATTGGGCAATGAAACGCATTATTTAATATATTTTCTTACATGAAAGTTATTAATAGAATTTACACAGAGAGATTCACCGGTAATAATTTTGATTAATTACTTTTAACTTTAAGTTTCCTCAAATTGCTAAACATTATATTATTCTTTTGTAAAGTTAGCGTATCTGTTTGGCCACCAATCTTCAGGGAAAACACATTTTGTAGATTAAAGGATAAAGACTGGGATGCAACCAACAAATTTATTTGGCCGCAGTTGATAATTTTAAGTTTGATAGTTTTAAAATCGGTTTTATGTTCGGTTTCAAATGAGCCTAGATTCAAGGCATTTATTGAAATATTTTCATTTTTAACTGTAAGATAGATGTTGTAATTATCTTTTTTGCTTTCTTCTGTGGCATGGACTGAATTTATAAAAGCGACACCATCGACTATTTTAAAGTCAATATGCTTACCATTATCTGAATTCCTCTCTATTATAATAGAGTTTACCTTTCCCTTCGAAAGAAATACTTTTCCGAAATTTTTAAGGTTAATTTCACTAAAAACATTATCATTTAAGCAGAGTTCACTTTTTATCATCTGGGAATAATAATTTTGAAAGGGTAGAAATGTAATTATTCCTACAATTAGTTTTAAGGTGTTACACGTAAAGTTCATTCAAATTAAGATCCGGATTATTAATGATTTCATTACAAAAATTCAGGATATAATCTCTTTTACCTTCTTCATGTTTTTCTGCGGTAGCTATTAATTCATTAAATACATCATAGATCATAGATTTCCTTAAACCTTCACTATTTCTGTCTAAAAAGACAGGATGATAGTGTACATCAAAATAGGTGATTTCAGTTTTATTGATCAGAAGACTGAATATTAACTTTAAAACCTCCAGCGCTTCATTTATTTTCTGTTCTCTGAAATAGATTCTTGATATATTTTGCATCTGCTGAATCTTATGGTAAA is a window of Candidatus Chryseobacterium colombiense DNA encoding:
- a CDS encoding succinate dehydrogenase cytochrome b subunit, translated to MLSTLSRKMLMCLTGLFLGFFLLIHFLGNLQLFLPQEQAHLQFNAYSHFLSGNIVIKIVSYILYLSIILHALDGLLITLKNRKSGASYQSDHRGRASKWYSRNMGILGTLILIFLVIHFQNFWYIYKFGNPPLDENGNKDLYILVVTVFKEWWYVVIYIISMIALCYHLIHGIHSAVRTLGLFHPKFVKWFKTIGIAYSVIISTGFALMPIYVFFTYR
- a CDS encoding fumarate reductase/succinate dehydrogenase flavoprotein subunit, with the translated sequence MILNSKIPEGPLEKKWENYKKTAKLVNPANRKKLDVIVVGTGLAGSSIAASLGEMGYNVKSFCFQDSPRRAHSVAAQGGVNAAKNYKNDGDSVYRMFVDTLKGGDFRAREANVYRMAECSLNLIDQAVAQGVPFGREYGGYLNNRSFGGVQVSRTFYARGQTGQQLLLGAYQALMRQVGKKSVQLFSRHEMLDVVTIDGKARGIIVRNLDTGEIERHSAHAVVLATGGYGKIYYLSTLAMGCNGSAIWRAHKKGALMASPSWIQVHPTSLPQSGDYQSKLTLMSESLRNDGRIWVPLKENETRKPNDIPENERDYYLERRYPAFGNLAPRDISSRAAKERIDAGFGIGPLKNAVYLDFSKAIKEQGKEKIKEKYGNLFDMYLKITGYDAYKEPMMISPSAHFSMGGLWVDYELMTTIPGLFALGEANFADHGANRLGANSLLQASVDGYFIAPYTIANYLSNEIHTGKISTDDIEFEKAENHVKQQIESFININGTKTVDFFHKTLGKLLYDYCGLARNEQGLKLAIEEIRKLKQEFYRNVKVSGQGNSMNTELEKAGRVADYFEIGELMCYDALTRNESCGAHFREEYQTPDGEALRNDAEFQFISAWSWTGENNEPELIKEPLIFEEIQPTVRSYK
- a CDS encoding succinate dehydrogenase/fumarate reductase iron-sulfur subunit, whose protein sequence is MDLHLKIWRQENHQSTGKLVNYNLTDLNPHMSFLEMLDTLNEKLIIEGEEPVEFDHDCREGICGQCGMMINGLAHGPLEHTTTCQLHLRSFQDGETIVIEPFRAAAFPVKKDLKVDRSAFDRIISSGGFVSVNTGQAPDATAIAVPHQTAEEAFDSAACIGCGACVATCKNGSAALFTSAKITHMVLLPQGKEERSERVLNMVKQMDSEHFGHCSNTEACQVECPQGISVLNIARMNYEYSRALFFNKK
- a CDS encoding nucleoid-associated protein, encoding MFSKIVVHRVGNKINGESLMLSQEELQLDEGMAELLENYFLGSFKSEETFHFYSDSYLVNNPIYSAVSEIFDDKAKFLWESENIAKHLFEAAENPRVQGGELFVAYFEDERENGEKVDKIGIFKTEKRESFLKISPQEESFEIEKDMGIGLSKIDKAALIYNNDKETGYVLSVVDNNKNGDMYYWFEDFLKVKQRDDEYFHTQEALMVYKDYITKQLPQEFEVSKADQADFLNKSINFFKEKEEFKLDEFANEVLGDEHVIESFNNFKTDYEQDMQINIAEEFPISEAAVKKTQRHFKSIIKLDKNFHIYIHGDRQKIATGEDEKGKYYMLYFDKEV
- a CDS encoding thioredoxin family protein; the protein is MKFSRILIILGLFLFQFSFAQEKADVVLNKALTEAKSKNKNVLLVFHASWCKWCHVMEKNMNLPETKPIFEKKFVTAYVDVQEMGEKKKLENPGGQELMNKYKGENAGLPFWLVLNPKGEVLADSFDQKGDNLGCPSTAEEVASFTAKLEKSSKMNKSELETVEKAFSKKN